The following DNA comes from Fundulus heteroclitus isolate FHET01 chromosome 1, MU-UCD_Fhet_4.1, whole genome shotgun sequence.
TTCTTTTTAACTCCCTAATCCTATACTGGTCACCGTTTTATGATGGTTCCTCTTTGTACTCAGAAGACAGGTTTTCCAGTTGGAGGGTCCCGAGTTCTGCATCCAATAAGGCAGATTCACAGAAAGATAAATGTTGCAGGTATGaactatttatttatacttttaattGTAGCTAATTGAACCAGCTTTTAACatgttctttgtctttttaaattcatagaaTAGAAAGAAATTTATCATCAGCTTGTATTGCTAATTGTGTATTTAGCACCAAGCCAAACAGCAAATCCCAATGACTTGTAGCAACAGCGTCGTCCTCAGCTCGGGTGTGATGTTATTCCCAGCTTCAACCTTCGGCTTCCCTAAGATTAACCGAATAcgccttcattaaagatttgCTGGAGTCAGAAGGAATTGCTTAAATGCCCCTGTGCAAAAATGGGCAAATATTTGTCAATATTTTGCAGAAGTTACAGTGTGCGCGAAAACGGGACTCAAGCTCAGACACAAGCAGCCGTAAAAAAAACGTAACAGCCTTTTGCATACTGCAACGATCAaactacagtgccttgcaaaaatattcctaCCCTGTTAAGTCTGCCACCACAAAATACATTGTTGTGTGATCAGTCGCcttcagaaattattttattaaaataaatcattattttaatCACAGATTAAATCAAAAGTCAATAGCAGCTGCCTCAGGACAACCACTAATTGGCCTTCATGGAAAAGCGGCCAGAACATATCCGCTGTTGAAAGCTACTAGAAGACCCATGCAGCTTGCCACAAGCCATTTAGGAGAcagagcaaacatgtggaaagaGGTGCTCTGTAGAAACTGTCCAAAATGAATACTTTCAACCTACCACTATTAGGCACAGTACTGTTTCTGGCAAAGACAAATATAACCCTAAACACCCCATTCTCAAGAAGAGGCAttgtggtggcagcgtcatgccacaggaatgtttttcttcaaaagTTGGTCACAGTTAATGGGAAGATTGATGGAGCAAAATACAAGACAACCCTGAAAGAAAACATTCTCAATTAAAAGATATAAAATATTAAGATTTGTGCCCTGTGCAAGAATCCAAGTGTTCTTAGGCCCCTTAGGGATTTTGGGTTCCTAAGCATTGGCATGGTTTGGTTTACCTCGGGCTGTGTCATgacagttttaacctgcattataaaagtgaaataaagtttttaaatgcattgtcATGAttacaggttgtttttttttgttgcaatgactgcatattttatgttttatttgaaaatctgtttgaaaaacatatttgtgttgtttttcagcttttatcCACCAATGTGCTTGGAACCCCTACATcgttgagctttttttttcctgaaaatgGGATCATAATAAACCTCTAGAGGATCGAGAACGACTGCTAGTATGTTGCAATCCTCCTCCAGAATAGTTGAAACTTTACCCCTCTGTAAGTTTGAGGATAAGCTGCCGAGATGGGGCCTGTTCCTTGCCCTCTGCTCGGCTCTTCTCTGGCTTCCTGAGGCGGCGGAATCTACGCTGAACTGCCACACGACATGCATCTGCGCCTCAAATATCGTCAGCTGCTCCAAGAAGAATCTGAGTACGGTTCCCACTGCTCTGCCACTCTACATCGCTGTGCTGGATCTCAGTTACAACGAGATAAATGTGCTCAAAGCGGGGTGGACCCCAGTCAAGCTCCCAAATCTCCATAACCTCTTGCTCAGCCACAATAATCTTTATTCCCTTTCCACTGAAGCTTTTACAAATGTGAAGCAACTTCGCTACTTGGACCTGTCCTCCAACAAACTTCAGCAGCTGGATGAGTTTGTTTTTGAGCCTTTGGTCAACCTGGAGGTCCTCCTGCTTTACAATAACCGAATTTCCCAGATTGACAAGACGGCCTTTGCAACCATGGCTAACCTTCAGAAGCTGTACCTCAGCCAGAACAACATCACCCGCTTCCCAGGGGAGCTGATCAAAGACAGGTACCGCCTGGAAAAACTCAGCCTACTGGATGTGTCGTCCAACAAGATCGAAAATGTGCCCATAGATGACCTTAATACGCTGCCTGCCTGGATTAGAAATGGCCTCTACTTCCACAACAACCCCTTGCAGTGCAGCTGTAATCTCTACACACTCCTGACCCACTGGGTCATTCGAAAGATGAACTCTGCTGTGGACTTCAGAGACGAATACAGGTGCAAGCTGCCGAATTTACCGAAAACCCAGATTTTAGATCTAAGTGGAGAAAGCATGAACTGCAGCACGTTCAAGGAGGCAGACGAGGAGGCTTTCCTGGAGCAAACACTGGTCCTCCGCTGTGACACCAAACACCGGGACATGGCCAAGACCTGGACATTGCCCGGGAACATGACGTCTGGAGACAACCAGACAGTGAAAGTCCTGTCCAACGGGGACCTGCAGATAAGTCCGGTAAGGTATGAGGACTCTGGGACCTACACGTGCTTCGCCGCAAGCGAGAGATTTAACGAGACTATCTACATTGTGCTGAAGGTTCACAACTTCACCATGCACGGGGCCGGGGAGACTATGAACACAGCCTACACTACCTTGGTGGGCTGCCTGGCCAGTGTGGTGCTGGTGCTCATGTACCTCTACCTGACGCCGTGTCGCTGTTTCTGCTGCCCCAACAAGGGTAAGACCAGGGGCGAGGACAGCATCCACTCCTCCATGCTCAGCGTCACTCCCACCCACGGGGACCCGGCGATGAAGGCCGAGCTGAACAGGCACGTGGCGTTCATCGACTCCAAAGACTTGCAGGGCCAGAACGGCAAGGTGAACCCCAACGGGGACGAGGACAATGACGATCTGGATGGAGAGGCCGGCTCTCTCATGAAGGGCAAGAGGAAGAAATCGGTAGCAGAGTCCATTAGCTCCGTCTTCTCAGACACTCCCATGGTGGTTTGAGTCGACAATGACATTAATGGTACATTAAGAGccatgatttatttaatttaaactctGACTGTGACCTTGTGCAAGAAAAGGGTAGAGGGATGGATGGCGAATTCATAACAGCATGTCAAAGGGAGTTCAAAACAAACAGCCTTGTGGTGAAAGAGAACAATAAGCCGGACTCTTCCAGCGTTTCAATCTGTAGCAATTACTATTCATACTGTGAAGGAACGGAGGCATAAGCGGACTGTGGAGCCCATTAAAGAGGATGGTTATCAGCACTCAGGAAGCAAT
Coding sequences within:
- the amigo1 gene encoding amphoterin-induced protein 1, producing the protein MLQSSSRIVETLPLCKFEDKLPRWGLFLALCSALLWLPEAAESTLNCHTTCICASNIVSCSKKNLSTVPTALPLYIAVLDLSYNEINVLKAGWTPVKLPNLHNLLLSHNNLYSLSTEAFTNVKQLRYLDLSSNKLQQLDEFVFEPLVNLEVLLLYNNRISQIDKTAFATMANLQKLYLSQNNITRFPGELIKDRYRLEKLSLLDVSSNKIENVPIDDLNTLPAWIRNGLYFHNNPLQCSCNLYTLLTHWVIRKMNSAVDFRDEYRCKLPNLPKTQILDLSGESMNCSTFKEADEEAFLEQTLVLRCDTKHRDMAKTWTLPGNMTSGDNQTVKVLSNGDLQISPVRYEDSGTYTCFAASERFNETIYIVLKVHNFTMHGAGETMNTAYTTLVGCLASVVLVLMYLYLTPCRCFCCPNKGKTRGEDSIHSSMLSVTPTHGDPAMKAELNRHVAFIDSKDLQGQNGKVNPNGDEDNDDLDGEAGSLMKGKRKKSVAESISSVFSDTPMVV